A single region of the Pseudosulfitobacter pseudonitzschiae genome encodes:
- a CDS encoding TonB-dependent siderophore receptor, protein MKNRTNAYSTVSRLTLTTVLFSMVAPAVFSQTADDFVDLGTLVLRNQENATGPVGDDTNPPTVTGTKSPVTVNQVPQSVSILGQDDLERFNATRVSETLRYTAGVTTDVFGNDTDYDWLRIRGFQADQTGIYLDNAQNLSFAFGSFFIDPVTLERIEVLRGPSSALYGGSNPGGIVNYVSKRPGDRVRELTFGINDAAAGWVEFDYGDEIAPGRAYRFTGRIEAGDKYDAFNSGVRGTFAPSFKFTTDGGTEVTLLGNFHYADEQHSGSSFLPYAGTVTETAEFGFIDPDANFSDPDWDQYLRKQASVSAIVEHELDNGFTFTGIARLGVASVEERYFYPFGYDGFSPTPVDADGTLALIAFEHDTLVRTAQTDLRYYGTVETGTITHDLLFGLDARFYEIDEVQASNFTDTNTVVNPTNPGTPTLNPPYQDAVTHQRQVGLYFQDQLRWGDGWIGTANLRHDFVSTEQDGAAGFSRDDSVTSYRVALARELSNGFTPYASYASFFNPLIDSPASGVTEPETGEQIELGFKWAPTESNFALSAATFQIDRNNVVTGAFPNFDQLGTVRSRGFELEGEYDFGNGFRLQGAATMLDVEVTADSDATLIGTTPTLIPETQVSLLGTYRFSGGLSGLEMGVGVRMIGDSFADAANTLAVPSNTLVDLFATYEMRSGLVANFAVTNAGDKRHVTGCQTQFVCSYGSGREISMSVTSSW, encoded by the coding sequence ATGAAAAACAGAACAAACGCATACAGCACTGTATCACGCCTGACACTTACCACCGTTCTGTTCAGCATGGTTGCACCGGCTGTATTCTCACAAACCGCTGATGATTTTGTTGACCTCGGCACGTTGGTGCTGCGCAATCAAGAAAATGCCACTGGTCCGGTTGGTGACGACACGAACCCGCCCACTGTGACCGGCACCAAATCTCCGGTCACGGTCAATCAGGTGCCCCAATCGGTTAGTATTCTGGGGCAAGATGACCTTGAGCGTTTCAACGCCACGCGGGTCAGTGAAACACTGCGCTATACTGCCGGTGTCACAACCGATGTTTTTGGCAATGACACGGATTATGACTGGCTTCGCATTCGCGGGTTTCAGGCCGACCAAACGGGCATCTACCTCGACAATGCGCAGAACCTTTCGTTTGCCTTCGGATCGTTCTTTATTGATCCCGTCACGCTTGAGCGCATCGAAGTGTTGCGCGGTCCATCTTCGGCACTTTATGGCGGTTCGAATCCGGGTGGGATCGTCAACTATGTTTCCAAACGCCCCGGCGATCGGGTGCGCGAACTGACGTTCGGGATCAATGACGCCGCAGCCGGTTGGGTCGAGTTCGACTATGGCGACGAAATCGCACCCGGTCGCGCCTATCGTTTCACGGGCCGCATCGAGGCCGGTGACAAATATGATGCCTTCAACAGCGGAGTGCGCGGCACATTTGCGCCGTCTTTCAAATTCACGACAGACGGAGGCACCGAAGTGACCCTGTTGGGGAACTTCCACTATGCCGATGAACAGCACAGCGGCAGCAGCTTCTTGCCCTATGCAGGCACGGTGACTGAAACTGCCGAATTCGGCTTTATTGACCCTGACGCAAACTTTTCCGATCCCGACTGGGACCAGTATCTGCGCAAGCAAGCCTCTGTATCGGCCATCGTCGAGCATGAGCTCGACAATGGGTTTACCTTTACTGGGATCGCGCGTCTGGGTGTCGCAAGCGTGGAAGAGCGGTATTTCTATCCATTCGGCTATGACGGATTTTCACCGACGCCCGTAGATGCGGACGGCACATTGGCATTGATCGCGTTCGAACATGACACGCTGGTGCGCACCGCCCAAACCGATCTGCGATACTACGGAACCGTCGAGACAGGGACCATCACGCATGATTTGCTGTTTGGTCTGGATGCACGTTTCTACGAAATAGACGAGGTGCAGGCGTCAAACTTCACCGATACCAATACCGTCGTGAATCCGACAAACCCGGGCACGCCGACACTTAATCCACCCTATCAGGACGCGGTGACACACCAACGGCAGGTCGGCCTGTATTTTCAGGACCAACTGCGTTGGGGTGACGGGTGGATCGGCACGGCCAACCTGCGACATGATTTTGTTTCGACCGAACAGGACGGAGCGGCCGGATTTTCGCGCGATGACAGTGTCACCTCTTATCGGGTGGCCCTGGCGCGCGAACTCTCCAATGGTTTCACGCCTTACGCTTCTTATGCGAGCTTTTTCAATCCGCTCATTGACTCGCCCGCCAGTGGCGTGACCGAACCCGAAACAGGCGAGCAAATCGAGCTTGGGTTCAAGTGGGCCCCTACGGAGAGCAACTTTGCCCTCTCTGCCGCCACCTTCCAGATTGATCGCAACAATGTCGTCACCGGCGCATTCCCCAACTTTGACCAGTTGGGCACCGTCCGGTCGCGCGGCTTTGAATTGGAGGGCGAATACGACTTTGGCAACGGTTTCCGCCTTCAGGGTGCGGCGACGATGCTCGACGTTGAAGTTACTGCCGACAGCGACGCCACCCTGATCGGCACCACACCGACGCTGATCCCGGAAACACAGGTGTCCCTGTTGGGAACATACAGGTTCTCGGGGGGTCTGAGCGGTCTGGAAATGGGCGTTGGGGTGCGCATGATCGGCGACAGCTTTGCCGACGCGGCCAATACGCTTGCAGTTCCCAGCAACACCCTTGTCGATCTGTTTGCAACCTACGAAATGAGAAGTGGACTGGTGGCGAATTTCGCTGTCACGAATGCTGGTGATAAGCGGCATGTCACCGGGTGCCAGACCCAGTTCGTTTGCTCATATGGGTCGGGTCGGGAAATCAGCATGTCTGTGACATCAAGCTGGTAA
- a CDS encoding ABC transporter substrate-binding protein translates to MVVNHVWGQTVIPHDPQRIVSLSFNGLDHWLALGIQPVAYRVWYGGDARGLWPWAVPVADHLDAIPLRGEIQAEQVARLKPHLIDAMYSGLTHAQYKALSRIAPVLPPPPGASDFGASWQQMTHTFAMAVGQPELGLKVTGDLQDRFAEIRNAHPDWAGKTAVIAWPDGPLIYGPEDARMKILEGLGLRLPQAAQAFAHDGFYFRLDKELTAPLDADVLVWLDLGGGVSAAQNYPLRHTLNAVAEGREVVTDPTLSAAMSYASPLSIAYALDRLVPLLEQALDGNPATPVDGVQEAGLSR, encoded by the coding sequence GTGGTAGTCAATCATGTCTGGGGGCAAACTGTCATCCCTCACGACCCGCAGCGCATTGTATCCCTGTCCTTCAACGGCTTAGATCACTGGCTTGCCCTCGGGATTCAGCCCGTCGCGTACCGTGTGTGGTATGGTGGCGATGCACGGGGGCTGTGGCCCTGGGCCGTTCCCGTCGCCGACCATCTTGATGCCATCCCGCTGCGGGGCGAAATTCAGGCCGAACAGGTTGCACGGCTCAAACCCCATCTGATCGACGCGATGTATTCCGGGCTGACCCATGCGCAATACAAAGCCCTCTCTCGCATCGCGCCGGTGTTGCCACCACCGCCCGGTGCATCAGACTTCGGGGCATCATGGCAACAGATGACCCACACTTTTGCAATGGCTGTGGGCCAACCCGAACTGGGCCTGAAGGTCACGGGCGACTTGCAAGACCGGTTTGCCGAGATACGCAATGCGCATCCGGATTGGGCCGGCAAGACGGCAGTGATCGCATGGCCCGATGGTCCTTTGATCTATGGACCGGAAGATGCGCGTATGAAAATCCTCGAAGGGCTTGGACTGCGCCTGCCCCAAGCAGCACAGGCCTTTGCGCACGACGGGTTTTACTTTCGATTGGACAAGGAGTTGACTGCACCACTTGATGCGGATGTTCTGGTCTGGCTTGATCTGGGTGGCGGTGTCTCTGCTGCGCAAAACTACCCGTTACGGCATACGCTGAACGCAGTCGCAGAAGGCCGCGAGGTCGTAACCGACCCGACCTTGTCCGCCGCCATGAGCTATGCCAGCCCTCTGAGCATCGCTTATGCGCTTGATCGCCTTGTCCCCCTTTTGGAACAGGCGCTGGACGGTAACCCCGCAACCCCTGTGGACGGCGTACAGGAGGCAGGTTTATCACGCTGA
- a CDS encoding helix-turn-helix domain-containing protein codes for MAFHPHMYSVTSGIAVPTHARSLVFDDMALDYWEVEAKQAAHCRYVSIHPRISIFFDNKTISLSEDKERSGTSCGLCFVPAGLQLWGRLQQSGRIRHLDLHIKRTALAELTGSQIVLARPLFAPVSPAVHDLAHELTRACDAGDTSRALAQSLIHRLVQLVFDQADTTAPTPPEGIAKVKAHILNHLDKRLHIEELATLADLSRTQFIRRFKSETGQSTHQWIIQQRIQLAQSLVSEGVSLVEVATRAGFSDQAHLNRAFKSATGVPPGVWARLGNSR; via the coding sequence ATGGCATTTCACCCCCACATGTATTCCGTGACGTCCGGCATTGCCGTGCCCACCCATGCGCGAAGCCTTGTGTTCGACGACATGGCTCTTGATTATTGGGAGGTCGAGGCAAAGCAGGCCGCGCACTGTCGATACGTGTCAATCCACCCGCGCATTTCCATCTTTTTCGATAACAAGACAATCTCGCTTTCAGAGGACAAGGAACGCAGTGGGACATCTTGCGGGCTGTGTTTTGTGCCGGCCGGACTTCAGCTTTGGGGGCGCTTGCAGCAGTCAGGCAGGATCAGGCATCTGGACTTGCACATAAAACGAACGGCTTTGGCGGAGTTGACGGGCAGCCAGATCGTTCTGGCAAGGCCGCTTTTTGCGCCAGTCAGCCCCGCTGTGCATGACCTTGCGCACGAGCTGACACGGGCCTGCGATGCGGGGGATACGTCCAGGGCGTTGGCACAAAGCCTGATTCACCGTCTTGTTCAGCTTGTCTTTGATCAGGCAGACACAACAGCCCCTACGCCACCCGAAGGCATCGCCAAAGTTAAGGCGCACATTCTGAACCATCTTGATAAGCGGCTGCACATTGAAGAACTGGCAACGCTGGCAGATCTGTCGCGTACGCAGTTCATTCGCCGGTTCAAATCCGAAACGGGCCAGTCCACCCATCAGTGGATCATACAACAGCGTATCCAGTTGGCCCAAAGTCTTGTTTCAGAAGGGGTCAGTCTGGTTGAAGTGGCAACGCGCGCCGGTTTTTCCGATCAGGCCCACCTGAACCGCGCGTTCAAGTCCGCAACAGGCGTGCCACCGGGCGTTTGGGCCAGGCTCGGGAATTCGCGATAA